The following proteins come from a genomic window of Geothrix edaphica:
- the rfbB gene encoding dTDP-glucose 4,6-dehydratase: MSETILITGGAGFIGSNLVHRWHRNHPQDRILVLDRLTYAADPKQIKGLDRVELVVGDIQNLELARYLIEKHRIAKVFHLAAESHVDRSISGPAEFIQTNLGGTFAMLEAARQAWAGQKDCRFLHISTDEVYGSLGEEGKFCETMAYAPNSPYSASKAGSDHLVRAYHHTYGLNVVTTNCSNNYGPRQHPEKLIPLAITRMAKGEPIPIYGDGMNIRDWLYVEDHCAALEAVMLKGMAGETYCVGGDNEQTNLALVDLLCDLVDQHLGRPQGTSRKLKTFVQDRAGHDRRYAIDASRIQSELGWNPETGFQVGLARTVGWYLQQAITGDTAC, from the coding sequence ATGTCTGAAACCATCCTCATCACCGGCGGTGCGGGCTTCATCGGCAGCAACCTGGTCCACCGCTGGCACCGCAACCACCCGCAGGACCGCATCCTGGTGCTGGACAGGCTCACCTATGCAGCGGATCCCAAGCAGATCAAAGGCCTCGATCGAGTGGAACTGGTGGTCGGCGATATCCAGAACCTGGAACTGGCCCGGTACCTCATCGAGAAGCACCGCATCGCGAAGGTCTTCCACCTGGCGGCGGAAAGCCACGTGGACCGCAGCATCTCGGGCCCCGCTGAGTTCATCCAGACCAACCTGGGCGGCACCTTCGCCATGCTGGAAGCCGCCCGTCAGGCCTGGGCTGGCCAGAAGGACTGCCGGTTCCTGCACATCAGCACGGACGAGGTCTACGGTTCCCTGGGCGAGGAGGGCAAGTTCTGTGAAACCATGGCCTACGCCCCCAACAGCCCCTACAGCGCCAGCAAGGCCGGCAGCGACCACCTGGTGCGGGCCTACCACCACACCTACGGCCTGAACGTCGTCACCACCAACTGCTCCAACAACTACGGTCCCCGCCAGCACCCGGAAAAACTCATTCCCCTGGCCATCACCCGCATGGCCAAGGGTGAGCCCATCCCCATCTACGGGGACGGGATGAACATCCGCGATTGGCTCTATGTCGAGGACCACTGCGCGGCCCTGGAGGCCGTCATGCTGAAAGGCATGGCCGGCGAGACCTACTGCGTGGGCGGCGACAACGAGCAGACCAACCTCGCCCTGGTGGACCTGCTCTGCGACCTCGTCGACCAGCACCTGGGCCGCCCCCAGGGCACCAGCCGCAAGCTCAAGACCTTCGTCCAGGACCGCGCCGGGCATGATCGGAGATACGCCATCGATGCAAGCCGGATCCAGTCGGAATTGGGTTGGAATCCGGAAACTGGCTTCCAGGTCGGCCTGGCGAGGACTGTGGGGTGGTACCTGCAGCAAGCGATTACGGGAGATACGGCATGCTGA
- a CDS encoding glycosyltransferase family 2 protein translates to MLKWVLRKLLAGDFRNLERQIRAQGEELDALRSRMDLDPSLVRAFHQTRVTEAYLSAYDEVEPLVSVCVATYNRAALLTERCLASILTQTYHNLDVVVVGDACTDDTPERVAALGDSRIRFENLPTRGSYPQDPDRRWMVAGTIPINRALELAKGRFITHLDDDDSVPADRIAKLVAYIKETQADLLWHPFEYETAKGKWRVNSALEFRKAQVTTSSVFYHEWLKNIPWDLDAHQYLEPGDWNRFRKIQWIGARVARHPDLLLRHFKERNNSQ, encoded by the coding sequence ATGCTGAAGTGGGTGTTGCGTAAGCTCTTGGCTGGAGATTTTAGGAATCTTGAGCGCCAGATCCGAGCCCAGGGAGAAGAGTTGGATGCCCTCCGATCGCGGATGGATCTTGACCCAAGCCTCGTGCGGGCCTTTCATCAGACCCGGGTCACAGAGGCTTATCTAAGTGCGTACGACGAAGTGGAGCCTCTCGTAAGCGTATGCGTGGCAACTTACAACCGAGCGGCGCTACTGACCGAGCGATGTCTTGCGTCCATTCTCACGCAGACATATCACAATCTAGATGTGGTGGTAGTGGGCGATGCCTGCACCGATGACACACCCGAGCGGGTCGCTGCCCTCGGAGATTCCAGAATCCGTTTCGAGAATTTGCCTACCCGGGGGAGTTACCCCCAGGATCCCGATCGGAGGTGGATGGTGGCTGGAACCATTCCAATCAACCGGGCCCTGGAGTTGGCCAAGGGGAGGTTCATCACGCACTTGGATGACGATGATTCAGTGCCGGCTGATCGTATTGCCAAATTGGTGGCCTACATCAAGGAGACTCAAGCCGATCTCCTTTGGCATCCCTTCGAATACGAGACCGCTAAAGGGAAATGGCGTGTCAATTCTGCTCTCGAATTTCGGAAAGCACAGGTGACCACCTCTTCCGTGTTCTACCATGAGTGGCTGAAGAACATCCCCTGGGACCTGGATGCCCACCAATATCTCGAGCCGGGAGATTGGAACCGATTCCGGAAAATTCAATGGATAGGCGCAAGAGTCGCCAGGCACCCCGACCTGCTGCTGCGCCACTTCAAGGAACGGAACAACTCCCAATGA
- a CDS encoding dTDP-4-dehydrorhamnose 3,5-epimerase family protein translates to MTFQKGPIEGVVITSFRKFVDERGWLAEIFRHDELPAWFRPEMSYVSVTNPGVLRGPHEHVDQADLFCWVGPGDFKLTLWDNRPDSPTYRNRMEVAMGVNNPGSAIIPKGVVHCYRCISAEPGFVINCPDRLFMGQGKAEPIDEIRHEDDPENPFVKDELARRVHA, encoded by the coding sequence ATGACATTCCAGAAAGGCCCCATCGAGGGCGTGGTGATCACCTCCTTCCGCAAGTTCGTGGATGAGCGCGGCTGGCTGGCGGAGATCTTCCGGCACGACGAGCTGCCCGCCTGGTTCCGCCCCGAGATGTCCTACGTGAGCGTCACGAACCCTGGCGTGCTGAGGGGCCCCCACGAGCACGTGGACCAGGCGGACCTCTTTTGCTGGGTGGGTCCCGGCGACTTCAAGCTCACGCTCTGGGACAACCGCCCGGACAGCCCCACCTACCGGAACCGCATGGAAGTGGCCATGGGCGTGAACAACCCCGGCTCCGCCATCATCCCCAAGGGTGTCGTCCACTGCTACCGCTGCATCAGCGCCGAGCCCGGCTTCGTCATCAACTGCCCGGACCGCCTGTTCATGGGGCAGGGCAAGGCTGAACCCATCGACGAGATCCGCCACGAGGACGATCCCGAGAACCCGTTCGTGAAGGACGAACTGGCGCGTCGGGTGCACGCCTGA
- a CDS encoding glycosyltransferase — MSMRSWLKTFERTRLRPWARGLKRLMTGLHPTPPDPRLDQWAIRQVSIPDSGLPRLALLSILPPTPNGVASFAARFFADERWRLDAYAPLPLEPLESLFHTKGSPRQRFFPIQSWGQVLPPDSYRAVIVEAGNSPHHVPTLGAASQFQGGRVWLNLHEAQAIRFWNGWFDEDAQAVMAFYRQHYPGCPLSMNDLFGEPGPQTPRGIRPLALLCGAERILVHSDYCAQKVREDLGDLDLPIEVLFHPLPPPSGAHPEPEESPLRVGHFGGLSEGKSIATLLAAMDQLAASQDVRLILAGYGAGRYAKRHRLQAQRPWVEVHDAPPDDQLEALMASVHVAVQLRPTNHGESSGVVSQLLGMARPLVLSDIGSFPELGPVAAYVPSDVAPGALSQAILQARDLPKAPSASLRERQSPSAFRDRLMNLLQR; from the coding sequence ATGTCCATGCGGTCCTGGCTGAAAACCTTCGAACGGACCCGACTCAGACCCTGGGCCCGGGGCTTGAAACGCCTGATGACGGGCCTCCATCCGACCCCTCCGGATCCTCGCCTCGACCAGTGGGCCATCCGGCAGGTTTCCATTCCGGACTCGGGCCTGCCCCGGTTGGCCCTGCTCTCCATCCTCCCCCCCACTCCCAATGGGGTCGCCTCCTTTGCCGCCCGGTTTTTCGCCGACGAGCGCTGGCGGCTGGACGCCTATGCCCCTCTCCCCCTTGAACCGCTTGAATCCCTGTTCCACACAAAGGGATCCCCCCGCCAGCGCTTCTTCCCCATCCAGAGCTGGGGCCAGGTCCTGCCCCCGGATTCCTATCGGGCCGTGATCGTGGAAGCAGGCAACAGCCCCCACCATGTGCCCACCCTCGGCGCCGCCTCCCAGTTCCAGGGGGGGCGCGTCTGGCTGAACCTCCATGAAGCCCAGGCCATCCGTTTCTGGAACGGGTGGTTCGACGAGGACGCCCAGGCCGTGATGGCCTTCTACCGCCAGCATTACCCCGGGTGCCCCTTGTCTATGAATGATCTGTTCGGGGAGCCGGGTCCTCAGACGCCCCGGGGCATCCGGCCCCTCGCGCTCCTGTGCGGCGCCGAGCGCATCCTGGTCCACAGCGACTACTGCGCCCAGAAGGTGCGGGAGGATCTTGGGGACCTGGACCTGCCGATCGAAGTCCTGTTCCATCCCCTGCCCCCACCCAGCGGCGCCCACCCCGAACCGGAGGAAAGCCCCCTGAGGGTGGGACATTTCGGCGGCCTCAGTGAGGGAAAAAGTATCGCCACACTCCTGGCGGCCATGGACCAGCTCGCCGCATCCCAGGACGTGCGGCTGATTCTGGCGGGCTACGGCGCGGGGCGGTATGCCAAACGTCATCGGCTTCAAGCCCAACGCCCCTGGGTGGAGGTTCACGATGCGCCCCCCGATGATCAGCTGGAGGCCCTCATGGCCTCGGTCCATGTGGCGGTGCAGCTCCGTCCCACGAACCATGGGGAATCCTCCGGCGTGGTGAGCCAGCTGCTGGGCATGGCGCGACCCCTCGTGCTGTCGGACATCGGGAGCTTCCCGGAACTGGGCCCGGTGGCCGCCTATGTCCCGTCGGATGTCGCCCCAGGCGCCCTGTCGCAGGCGATCCTGCAGGCTCGCGACCTGCCGAAGGCCCCCTCGGCTTCCTTGCGAGAGCGGCAGAGCCCTAGCGCGTTCCGGGATCGGTTGATGAACCTGCTCCAGCGGTGA
- a CDS encoding acetyltransferase — protein sequence MSRNLIIWGCGGHGREVSHLCEQIGIEVVGFLDERPHMKGVVVDGVPVLGDITDILPLRGKVPVFCGGVGDPALKRHFFEKSMDSGFGLASALIHPGVYLSKRSHIGPGTMVAEGCILTVNVDVDAHVTLNRSVNLGHDVRIGKFATLSPGVVVSGNVDVGEGAYLGTGCIIREKIQIGAWSEVGGGAFVAKPVISRTLVVGVPAAFKKDL from the coding sequence ATGAGCAGGAACCTGATCATCTGGGGTTGCGGAGGGCATGGCCGTGAAGTAAGCCATCTCTGCGAACAAATCGGAATCGAGGTGGTGGGGTTCCTGGATGAAAGACCCCATATGAAAGGGGTCGTAGTCGATGGCGTGCCGGTGCTGGGCGACATCACGGACATCCTGCCACTTCGAGGCAAGGTTCCGGTTTTCTGTGGCGGTGTAGGGGACCCCGCTTTGAAGCGCCATTTCTTTGAGAAATCGATGGATTCAGGATTTGGACTGGCTTCGGCACTTATACATCCGGGCGTCTACCTCTCGAAGCGCTCGCATATCGGACCCGGAACCATGGTCGCCGAGGGTTGCATCCTGACTGTGAACGTGGATGTCGATGCCCATGTGACTCTGAATCGCAGTGTCAACCTGGGGCACGACGTGAGGATTGGAAAGTTCGCCACCCTTTCTCCGGGCGTGGTGGTGAGCGGAAATGTGGATGTCGGAGAGGGCGCCTACTTGGGAACAGGGTGCATCATTCGAGAAAAGATTCAGATTGGCGCCTGGTCTGAGGTGGGCGGCGGCGCCTTCGTGGCCAAACCCGTCATCAGCAGGACTCTAGTGGTGGGAGTCCCCGCCGCATTCAAGAAGGACCTTTAA
- a CDS encoding glycosyltransferase family 9 protein codes for MWIRWPRQLGDVVFALPFFGSLQAAWNAEAAALGVTLRWVAVGHAIGAALFSEAAPEFIAESVIESGGQGKPDPWHLLRRWRKAPPVCVINLSQSIRLALAAWMARVPIRGGISDNRLSLLYTHPFKYRDLPVHLAQRYEPLLELLTGQHHLQWVRLGRHNLGGAQGPELLRAAGWTGEPYVTLAFGTRGHVKRWFPEMGTWPELARLLSAEGFRCVWLGGPDEVALGKEIAALAPGSLDLTGKTSLPEACAIQEAAAGTVAIDTGLAHTAAATGRPTITLMGHSPEPLIAPVGPMAVAIRGSAVDSYPGESEGFETHGSVAHRVHPVRVVGLLKALMAEARS; via the coding sequence GTGTGGATCCGGTGGCCCCGGCAGCTGGGCGATGTGGTCTTCGCGCTTCCCTTCTTCGGATCGCTCCAGGCGGCGTGGAACGCCGAGGCCGCCGCCCTGGGCGTGACCCTGCGTTGGGTGGCCGTGGGCCATGCCATCGGCGCGGCGCTCTTTTCCGAAGCGGCGCCGGAGTTCATCGCGGAATCCGTCATCGAGAGCGGCGGGCAGGGCAAGCCCGACCCCTGGCACCTGCTGCGGCGGTGGCGAAAGGCGCCCCCGGTCTGTGTCATCAACCTGAGCCAGAGCATCCGGCTGGCCCTGGCTGCCTGGATGGCCAGGGTCCCCATCCGGGGCGGCATCTCCGACAACCGCCTGAGCCTGCTCTACACACACCCTTTCAAGTACCGGGATCTGCCCGTCCACCTGGCCCAGCGCTACGAGCCGCTGCTGGAGCTGCTCACGGGCCAGCACCACCTCCAGTGGGTCCGGCTCGGACGGCACAACCTGGGTGGGGCGCAGGGTCCCGAGCTCCTGCGGGCGGCGGGCTGGACCGGAGAACCCTACGTCACGCTGGCCTTCGGGACCCGCGGCCACGTCAAGCGCTGGTTCCCGGAGATGGGAACCTGGCCGGAACTGGCGCGCCTGCTGTCGGCGGAGGGTTTCCGCTGTGTCTGGCTGGGCGGCCCCGACGAGGTGGCCCTGGGCAAGGAGATCGCGGCCCTGGCGCCGGGCTCCCTGGACCTCACGGGGAAGACGAGCCTTCCCGAAGCCTGTGCCATCCAGGAAGCGGCAGCGGGCACTGTGGCCATTGATACCGGCCTGGCCCACACGGCCGCGGCCACGGGCCGGCCCACCATCACTCTGATGGGCCATTCGCCGGAACCCCTGATCGCGCCGGTCGGTCCCATGGCGGTGGCGATCCGGGGCTCGGCGGTGGATTCCTATCCGGGCGAGAGCGAGGGCTTCGAAACCCACGGTTCCGTCGCGCATCGGGTGCATCCCGTGCGTGTGGTGGGTCTGCTCAAGGCCCTCATGGCAGAGGCCCGATCGTGA
- a CDS encoding glycosyltransferase family 9 protein: protein MPRFIGDAVMIHQALAPLRNLGLPLVAWGPGNVMELFEGSGAFAACVPDQGPPRAWDMARLLRASRAQGVINLPRSSRALVVAFLARTPLRVGWSEGGGRILATTSLRFKGLDGHQIQRYGHLLSKAFPGLSQGAPDLFRPRREAFDQAAAVRKELDVPAPYVVLALGAKYWNKRLGTPVLVRLLDALEQDGIPALVLGGPQEEDLAQGREILALRPQAKVACGRTLLSASAALMADALAVVGNDSSLSHLAAASGTCTLVAFGPTLPGVTAPQGPQVRIFQKAGLDCLGCMRFDCRIQTHACMQELETEPILEVIRGAWRGFTAGAGSSTDPGTR from the coding sequence ATGCCGAGGTTCATCGGCGACGCGGTGATGATCCACCAGGCCCTGGCGCCCCTCCGGAACCTGGGCCTGCCCCTCGTGGCCTGGGGCCCGGGGAATGTCATGGAGCTCTTTGAAGGCAGTGGTGCCTTCGCGGCCTGCGTGCCCGATCAGGGGCCACCAAGGGCCTGGGACATGGCCAGGCTGCTTCGGGCCTCCCGCGCCCAGGGAGTGATCAACCTGCCCCGCAGCTCCCGGGCCCTGGTGGTCGCCTTCCTCGCCCGGACGCCCCTCCGGGTGGGGTGGAGCGAGGGGGGCGGCCGGATCCTGGCCACGACTAGCCTCCGCTTCAAGGGGCTCGATGGCCACCAGATCCAGCGGTACGGTCACCTGCTCAGCAAGGCCTTTCCGGGCCTTTCCCAGGGAGCGCCGGACCTGTTCCGGCCGCGGCGAGAGGCCTTCGATCAGGCCGCCGCCGTGCGGAAGGAATTGGACGTGCCTGCTCCGTACGTGGTGCTGGCGCTCGGCGCCAAGTACTGGAACAAGCGCCTCGGAACGCCGGTGTTGGTGCGGCTCCTGGATGCGCTGGAGCAGGACGGAATCCCGGCCCTGGTGCTCGGTGGCCCCCAGGAAGAGGACCTGGCCCAGGGGCGGGAGATTCTGGCCCTGCGCCCCCAAGCGAAGGTGGCCTGCGGAAGGACGCTCCTCAGCGCCAGCGCCGCCCTAATGGCGGATGCCCTGGCCGTGGTAGGGAATGACTCCTCCCTGTCGCACCTAGCCGCGGCGAGCGGAACCTGCACCCTGGTGGCCTTCGGCCCCACCCTGCCTGGCGTCACGGCTCCCCAGGGGCCGCAGGTGCGGATCTTTCAGAAGGCTGGGCTGGATTGCCTGGGCTGTATGCGGTTCGACTGCCGGATCCAGACCCACGCCTGCATGCAGGAACTCGAAACGGAGCCGATACTGGAGGTGATCCGGGGCGCGTGGCGCGGGTTCACCGCTGGAGCAGGTTCATCAACCGATCCCGGAACGCGCTAG
- a CDS encoding sugar phosphate nucleotidyltransferase, protein MKGVVLAGGTGSRLFPLTKVTNKHLLPVGMAPMIWHPLWKLQEAGIEEILIVTGTEHMGDVVALMGSGKDFGCRFTYKVQDEAGGIAQALGLAENFAGGSPICVILGDNIFQDSLKPEAEAFEKQGQGARILLKPVEDPQRYGVAEVRDGKVLGIEEKPKQPKSNLSVTGIYFYDATVFDIIRTVRPSGRGEMEITDVNNAYIAKGQLSFGTFQGWWTDAGTFPSLAHANELAIREATPFPQANGRS, encoded by the coding sequence ATGAAGGGTGTGGTTCTTGCCGGGGGCACGGGTTCGAGGCTGTTCCCGCTGACCAAGGTGACCAACAAGCACCTGCTTCCGGTGGGGATGGCCCCCATGATCTGGCACCCGCTGTGGAAGCTCCAGGAGGCCGGGATCGAGGAGATCCTCATCGTCACGGGCACCGAGCACATGGGCGACGTGGTGGCGCTGATGGGCTCCGGCAAGGACTTCGGCTGCCGCTTCACCTACAAGGTGCAGGACGAGGCGGGCGGCATTGCCCAGGCGCTGGGCCTGGCGGAGAACTTCGCGGGCGGCTCGCCCATCTGCGTGATCCTGGGCGACAACATCTTCCAGGACAGCCTGAAGCCCGAGGCCGAAGCCTTCGAGAAGCAGGGGCAGGGGGCCCGCATCCTGCTGAAGCCCGTGGAGGACCCCCAGCGCTACGGCGTGGCCGAGGTGAGAGACGGCAAGGTGCTGGGCATCGAGGAGAAGCCCAAGCAGCCGAAGTCCAACCTCTCGGTGACCGGCATCTACTTCTACGATGCCACCGTGTTCGACATCATCCGCACCGTGAGGCCCTCGGGCCGCGGCGAGATGGAGATCACGGACGTGAACAACGCCTACATCGCCAAGGGCCAGCTGAGCTTCGGCACCTTCCAGGGCTGGTGGACCGACGCGGGCACCTTCCCGAGCCTGGCCCACGCCAACGAGCTGGCCATCCGGGAGGCCACGCCCTTCCCGCAGGCGAACGGCAGGAGCTAG
- a CDS encoding aminotransferase class I/II-fold pyridoxal phosphate-dependent enzyme — protein sequence MTDRIPFLRPSLVPSQSYFGLLQRIDSTHLYSNYGPLCTEFEARVIAEAYDGAGSLCTVNNATIGLVLAIQQSRRPGRYAVMPSFTFAATPLAAQWAGLDPYFVDVDPETWCLDPIKLQEALDHLGEEIAVVVPYATFGTGLDLKFYAELHRSSVPVVVDAAASFGTQVDGEWYGKGFPGFVVFSFHATKAFGIGEGGAVYSADTVALQRLRRAGNFGFGADRASCDQGLNSKISEYTAAIALATWEAYPEKVSRRRAIHDSYETELAALNLGEVGWQTQKVRGAVPFQFMPLLSPEGVLNRQVVDRLSDLGVECRTYFSPACHQQPQFSGCPHAGLEVTESLSRRILSLPLWEGMTSAHVERILRGITG from the coding sequence ATGACCGATCGAATTCCCTTCCTCCGCCCTTCACTGGTGCCGAGCCAGTCCTACTTTGGCCTGCTGCAGCGGATTGACTCAACGCATCTCTATTCCAACTATGGGCCTCTCTGCACGGAATTTGAAGCTCGGGTAATCGCCGAGGCCTATGATGGTGCCGGATCCTTGTGCACAGTCAACAACGCCACCATCGGCCTTGTGCTTGCCATCCAGCAGTCGCGTCGACCGGGCCGGTATGCGGTGATGCCGAGTTTCACCTTTGCCGCCACACCCCTTGCTGCCCAGTGGGCCGGCCTTGATCCCTACTTCGTGGATGTTGATCCGGAGACCTGGTGCCTGGACCCGATCAAACTTCAAGAAGCCTTGGATCATCTAGGGGAGGAGATTGCTGTGGTGGTGCCATATGCCACCTTCGGCACCGGCTTGGACTTGAAGTTCTATGCCGAACTTCATCGCTCAAGTGTTCCCGTGGTGGTGGATGCCGCCGCCAGCTTTGGCACCCAGGTGGATGGTGAGTGGTACGGGAAAGGATTTCCTGGATTCGTGGTTTTCAGCTTCCATGCCACCAAAGCCTTCGGCATCGGAGAAGGCGGAGCCGTCTACAGCGCAGACACCGTTGCCCTGCAGCGACTGAGGCGCGCCGGCAATTTCGGATTTGGGGCCGACCGCGCATCTTGTGATCAAGGGCTGAACAGCAAAATCAGCGAGTACACCGCGGCCATAGCCTTGGCTACTTGGGAGGCCTATCCCGAGAAGGTAAGTCGCCGACGGGCGATCCATGACTCCTATGAAACCGAACTGGCTGCTCTCAACTTGGGCGAAGTGGGTTGGCAGACTCAGAAGGTTCGGGGAGCTGTCCCGTTCCAGTTCATGCCGCTCCTCTCCCCTGAGGGTGTCCTGAACCGGCAGGTGGTGGATCGACTGTCAGATCTGGGTGTTGAGTGCCGCACTTATTTCAGCCCAGCCTGCCACCAGCAGCCACAGTTTTCCGGCTGTCCCCACGCAGGTCTAGAGGTGACCGAGAGCCTCTCCCGTCGAATTTTGAGTCTGCCCTTGTGGGAGGGGATGACCTCGGCACATGTTGAGCGAATCTTGCGGGGAATCACGGGATGA
- the rfbD gene encoding dTDP-4-dehydrorhamnose reductase, with translation MRVLVTGASGQLAHAIRQVWSDHDLVLPEEAILDLSQQSAIHSVVSSVRPEVVINCGAFTQVDRCESEPELAQEINATAVGWLAEACEAQKAMLIQISTDYVFDGTGTRPYREDDPTNPVSVYGRTKLEGERQAARCSRHLIARTSWLYDAWGKNFLNTMLNAAAQGRVLRVVDDQRGAPTTCRALARQLKVAAEQGWQGLVNTTCAGETTWHGFAQAIFKGRGIAADLHPCTTADYPTPAQRPAYSVLDGAHRRSLGPDLMPEWEAALREVIQRPVL, from the coding sequence ATGCGCGTCCTCGTCACCGGCGCCTCGGGCCAGCTGGCCCACGCCATCCGGCAGGTCTGGTCGGACCATGACTTGGTACTGCCTGAGGAAGCCATCCTCGATCTCAGCCAGCAGTCTGCCATCCATTCGGTGGTGTCCAGCGTTCGCCCGGAGGTGGTGATCAACTGCGGCGCCTTCACCCAGGTGGACCGCTGCGAGTCCGAGCCGGAGCTGGCCCAGGAGATCAATGCCACCGCCGTGGGCTGGCTGGCGGAGGCCTGCGAGGCCCAGAAGGCCATGCTGATCCAGATCAGCACGGACTACGTCTTCGACGGCACGGGCACGCGCCCCTACCGGGAGGACGACCCCACGAACCCGGTGTCGGTGTACGGCCGCACCAAGCTGGAGGGCGAGCGCCAGGCCGCCCGCTGCTCCCGGCACCTCATCGCCCGCACCAGCTGGCTCTACGACGCCTGGGGCAAGAACTTCCTGAACACCATGCTGAACGCCGCCGCCCAGGGCCGGGTTCTGCGTGTGGTGGACGACCAGCGGGGCGCCCCCACCACCTGCCGGGCCCTGGCTCGCCAGCTCAAGGTGGCCGCCGAGCAGGGCTGGCAGGGTCTCGTGAATACCACCTGCGCCGGCGAGACCACCTGGCACGGCTTTGCCCAGGCCATTTTCAAGGGCCGTGGCATTGCCGCCGACCTCCACCCCTGCACCACCGCCGACTACCCCACTCCCGCCCAGCGCCCGGCCTATTCCGTCCTGGATGGCGCCCACCGCCGCAGCCTTGGTCCCGACCTCATGCCCGAGTGGGAAGCCGCTCTCCGGGAAGTGATCCAACGACCCGTGCTGTGA
- a CDS encoding class I SAM-dependent methyltransferase — protein sequence MGLMRKVRHAARDHWPVVAARCFFWLKVFLHRIGPRRGLKRLHVGCGRNRFEGWINADIDPRAELVIFLERRLPFSDGALVRIYSEHVLEHVPYATGLAFLKEAHRTLQKGGVLRIAMPDLQELVAGYHLEDWRTRLDWVRWPEYAFIRTRAEMINIGFRWWGHQHLYDREELERVLREAGFQQISFPANLESDHVDLRGLETRKDSLLVAEAIR from the coding sequence ATGGGGCTCATGCGCAAGGTCCGTCATGCTGCCCGGGATCACTGGCCAGTAGTGGCTGCTAGGTGCTTCTTCTGGCTGAAGGTTTTCCTCCATCGCATAGGGCCCCGACGGGGACTGAAGCGATTACACGTGGGGTGTGGACGTAACCGATTTGAAGGTTGGATCAACGCTGACATTGATCCCAGGGCCGAACTCGTCATCTTCCTGGAGCGGCGCCTCCCCTTCTCAGACGGTGCCCTCGTTCGGATCTACTCGGAGCATGTGCTGGAGCATGTGCCCTACGCCACCGGCTTAGCTTTCCTCAAGGAGGCACACCGGACGTTGCAGAAGGGCGGTGTGCTGCGTATTGCCATGCCAGACCTCCAGGAGTTGGTCGCTGGCTATCATTTGGAAGATTGGAGAACCCGTCTGGATTGGGTCCGGTGGCCCGAATACGCATTCATCAGGACACGCGCCGAGATGATCAATATCGGCTTCCGGTGGTGGGGCCACCAACACCTTTATGATCGAGAAGAATTGGAGCGTGTGTTGCGCGAAGCAGGATTTCAGCAGATATCCTTCCCGGCCAACCTGGAGAGTGATCATGTAGACCTGCGGGGGCTGGAAACCCGTAAGGACAGTCTTCTCGTGGCCGAAGCCATCCGATGA